The following are from one region of the Erwinia billingiae Eb661 genome:
- a CDS encoding glycerate kinase, translating to MKIVIAPDSYKESLSAQQVATQIELGFREIFPDAHYVKLPVADGGEGTVEAMVAATKGKIIELDVTGPLGETVSAFYGLSGDESCAFIEMAAASGLELVPAAQRDPLITTSYGTGELIRNALDKGVEHFIIGIGGSATNDGGAGMVQALGAQLLDTDGQQIGYGGGQLLALARIDMSQFDSRIKHCRFEVACDVTNPLLGEEGASAIFGPQKGATPELVKQLDSALAHYAGVIRRDLDKDVLTIAGGGAAGGMGVALHAFCQAELRRGIEIVTEALGLDALVKDATLVITGEGRIDSQSIHGKVPIGVSQVAKRYNKPVIGIAGSLTKDVGIVHQHGLDAVFSVIYSICTLEEALDNAAENVRLSARNIAATLAIGQKL from the coding sequence AAGAGAGCCTGTCGGCTCAGCAGGTCGCCACGCAGATCGAGCTGGGGTTTCGCGAGATATTTCCCGACGCGCACTACGTTAAGCTGCCGGTAGCAGATGGCGGAGAGGGAACTGTCGAGGCGATGGTAGCGGCAACCAAAGGCAAAATAATTGAGCTTGATGTCACTGGCCCGCTGGGCGAAACGGTGAGCGCTTTTTACGGCTTATCCGGTGACGAAAGCTGCGCATTTATTGAGATGGCGGCGGCCAGCGGGCTGGAGCTGGTGCCGGCCGCCCAGCGCGATCCGCTGATCACCACCTCTTATGGCACCGGCGAGCTGATCCGTAACGCGCTGGATAAGGGTGTTGAGCACTTTATTATTGGCATCGGCGGCAGCGCCACCAATGATGGCGGTGCCGGGATGGTGCAGGCGCTGGGTGCACAGTTGCTGGACACGGACGGCCAGCAGATTGGTTATGGCGGTGGACAGCTGCTGGCCCTGGCCCGCATTGATATGAGCCAGTTCGATTCCCGCATTAAACACTGTCGCTTTGAAGTGGCCTGCGATGTCACCAATCCGTTGCTGGGTGAAGAAGGCGCGTCGGCCATTTTTGGTCCACAAAAAGGCGCAACGCCAGAACTGGTGAAACAGCTGGATAGCGCGCTGGCGCATTACGCCGGGGTGATCCGCCGCGATCTGGATAAAGATGTGCTGACCATTGCCGGCGGCGGCGCGGCGGGCGGCATGGGCGTGGCATTGCACGCTTTCTGCCAGGCAGAACTGCGTCGCGGTATCGAAATCGTTACCGAAGCGTTAGGGCTGGATGCGCTGGTGAAGGATGCGACGCTGGTGATCACCGGTGAAGGCCGAATCGACAGCCAGTCCATTCACGGTAAAGTGCCTATTGGCGTGTCTCAGGTGGCGAAACGCTATAACAAACCGGTGATTGGTATTGCGGGCAGCCTGACCAAAGACGTGGGGATCGTGCATCAGCATGGTCTGGACGCGGTGTTCAGCGTGATTTACAGCATCTGCACGCTGGAAGAAGCGCTGGATAATGCCGCCGAAAACGTGCGTTTAAGCGCGCGCAATATTGCGGCGACGCTGGCAATAGGGCAAAAACTCTGA